The genomic DNA ATGATGTAGGCTTGGTGACGATGGCGAGAAGGTCACACCCGTTCCCATACCGAACACGGAAGTTAAGCTTCTCAGCGCCGATGGTAGTTGGGGCATTGCCCCTGCGAGAGTAGGACGTTGCCAGGCTTTTGTATTTATCGTCGCGGGGTGGAGCAACGAGCGTTACTTCATTGAATAACTTCGAGTTGTACCGACCGAACGGCATCTTGGTTTAACTTTCTGAGGTCGGGACAGTCCTAAGCTAAAATAAGCGCCAATCTGAATATAATAACATCGTCGCGGGGTGGAGCAGTCCGGTAGCTCGTCGGGCTCATAACCCGAAGGTCGCAGGTTCAAATCCTGCCCCCGCAATCTGGGTCCCGTAGTGTAGCGGTTAACATGCCTGCCTGTCACGCAGGAGATCGCGGGTTCGATTCCCGTCGGGACCGCCAGTTTATAGGATGATAGAGCGAACTTAACGAAACGATGTTTCGTTTTTTTTTATCACTAATAATATACTACTCATTTTTGATCATCTTCATTAAATCATGTAAACTACATATAGAGTGTGAGCTCCTTAGGAAGATTCCTAAGGTTTTTTTGTATAAACATTAATCGTTTTCAACAATTATGTAAACAATGTGAAAAAAGGTACAAGGTGATTAACCTATGAAACAATATGAATATCTCTCCGGAGGAACGTGCGATACGCTGGAATTTTCGAAGCAGCTTTCAAAATTTTTAAAACCAGGTGATGTTCTTGCTCTTGAAGGAGATTTAGGAGCCGGAAAAACGACTTTTACAAAAGGGTTGGCAGAAGGGCTGGGAATTAGGAAAAACGTAAATAGCCCAACATTTACGATTATTAAAGAATACCATGGAAGACTGCCTCTTTATCATATGGATGTATACCGGGTCGAAGACGCTTATGAAGACTTGGGCTTTGATGAGTATTTTGAGGGAGATGGAGTAACAGTTGTTGAGTGGGCTCATCTTATTGAAGAACAGCTTCCATCTGAAATATTAACAATTTCTATATACCGGGAAGATAATGAAAAAAGGCGTATCGTTTTACAGCCAAAAGGGAAGCGTTACGAGGAATTATGTAAGGAGATTTTTTCATGAATGTATTAGCCATCGATACATCTAATTATCCTTTAGGGATTGCCATTATCAATGAAGAGAAAGTAATGGGCGAATATATTACGAATGTTAAGAAAAACCATTCGATCAGAGTAATGCCTGCTATTGAAGCTTTAGTAAAGGAATGTGATTTAACTCCTGCGGATTTAACAAAAGTTGTTGTTGCAAAAGGTCCAGGTTCTTATACGGGAGTTCGAATCGGAGTTACAATTGCGAAAACACTGGCATGGATATTAAATATCCCGCTTGTTGGAATTTCCAGCCTAGCAGTGATTGCTTCCGGAGTGGGCAGATATTTTAATGGGTATGTATCACCGCTATTTGATGCGAGAAGAGGACAAATCTATACCGGGTTATACCAATATCAAAATGGCAAGCTGGTTACCATCAAAAACGACGAGATCATTTTAACTGAGGATTGGGTAAATCAATTAAGGGGACTTGATAAATCGATTCTTTTTGTGGGAAATGACCTCCCACTCCATCAAGTTGCTATTAAAAAAGCTCTTGAGGAAAAGGCAGTTTTTGCTGAAATAACGGAACATAATCCGCGGCCTTCCGAGTTGGCTTTTTTAGGAAAGGATAAACCAGGAGAAGATATTCACTCTTTTGTACCGAATTATATCAGGTTGGCTGAAGCCGAGGCAAAATGGCTTGAATCGAAGAAAAACCAATAACTGGTGATTGGATAGGAAGAACATTATGAATGACTCTTTAATGTTTCGTTTTATGGAAGAAAAAGATATTGACCAGGTATTGCAGATTGAACATGCATCTTTTACTCTCCCTTGGAGCCGGGAAGCTTTTTATAATGAGCTAACGAAAAATCAATTTGCTGTTTATATTGTTCTCGAAGATCATGAAAAAGTTGTTGGCTATTGCGGAATGTGGGTTGTTGTAGATGAGGCCCACATTACAAATATTGCTCTTCTTCCGGAATATAGAGGGAAAAAGCTTGGAGAAGCTTTATTGCGTAAAGTAGTGGAGATTGCAAGGGAGTATGGGGCTAAGACGATGACATTAGAAGTCAGGGTCACGAATTATGTTGCACAATCACTATATCGAAAGCTTGGTTTTCAAAATGGAGCAATACGAAAAAACTATTATACAGATAACCAGGAAGATGCGTTAGTAATGTGGGTGAATTTATGAAAAAAGATCAATGGATTATGGGAATTGAAACGAGCTGTGATGAAACAGCGGTGGCGATTATTAAAAACGGCCGGGAGATTGCGGCTAATATTGTCGCATCGCAAATTGAAAGCCATAAGAGATTTGGCGGCGTTGTTCCTGAAATAGCTTCCCGCCATCATGTCGAACAAATAACCATCGTATTAGAAGAAGCGATGAAACAGGCAGGCATCTCATACGGAGATCTTGATGCCATTGCTGTGACGGAAGGCCCCGGTTTGGTTGGAGCACTTTTGATAGGAGTAAATGCAGCAAAGGCTATTGCCTTTGCCCATTCAATTCCCCTAGTTGGGGTGCACCATATCGCTGGCCATATTTATGCAAATCGGCTTGTAGCTGAAATGAAGTTCCCGCTTTTGTCCCTTGTTGTATCGGGCGGCCATACAGAGCTTGTATATATGAAAGAACATGGCCATTTTGAAGTGATTGGAGAAACAAGAGATGATGCTGCTGGTGAGGCATATGATAAAGTGGCAAGAACATTAAACTTGCCTTATCCAGGAGGGCCGCATATAGATCGGCTTGCACATAATGGCGAGCCTAAAATTGAGCTGCCGAGAGCCTGGCTCGAAGAAGACTCGTATGATTTCAGTTTCAGCGGATTAAAATCAGCTGTTATTAACGTGATTCATAACGCGGAACAGCGCGGAGATAAGATTGCACCGGAGGATTTGGCAGCCAGTTTTCAGGCAAGTGTGATTGATGTTCTGGTAACCAAAACGGTAAAAGCAGCAAAAGCTTATGAAGTAAAGCAAGTGGTACTGGCAGGCGGAGTAGCTGCCAACACGGGTTTAAGAACTGCATTAGAGGAATCATTTAAGGAATTACCAGATATCGAACTAATTATACCTCCGCTTTCTCTTTGCACGGATAATGCTGCCATGATTGCTGCGGCAGGAAGCGTGTTGTTTGAAAAAGGAAAACGGGCAGATTTGGCTCTAAATGCAAGTCCGGGCTTAGATATAACAATCCACAACTAATTTGGTAAACTCCCTTTAAACAGGGAGTTTTTTTGTGGATAATTTTTAAAATTTGTTAATTTTGTGGATAAAATAATAAAATATTGTGGATTGTGTGGAAAAGTTGTTAAAAACTTTTTAAATAAGTAATTGTATAGTGGATAAGGTTGTGAATAACTTTTTCGGCATATTAGATCGAATAAATAAAAAACCCAGCCCGTAATCTTTGTACAGCTGGGTTGCAGCCCCGTGCATGTCCACGGGCACTATTTTTCTATTCAGCAAGCTCTGCCCATTCTTCCAATAGAGCTTCAAGCTCTGACTTTGCTTTTTCATTTTGCAGATTGATTTCCATCACTTTTTCATGATCTTGATAGATTTCCGGTTCACAAAGAAGCTGGTTATTATTAGTTATTTGTTCTTCTAGTGATTCAATTAGGGCTTCAATCTCCTCAATCCGCCTTTTGCGCTGTCTTTCAAGCTTTTTGGCTTCTTTGTCTTGCTGATATGTGTTTTTTTCTTGTTTTATAGGCTCAGTCGTTTCTGTTTGCTGTTGCTCAAGCGCACGAATTTCTTCTTTTTCCTGTTTCTTTTCTAAAAAATAATCATAATCGCCTAAATATTCAACGGCTCCATTTTGACTGAGCTCCAGAACTTTCGTTGCAATCCGGTTAATGAAATACCTATCATGGGATACAAATAGAATCGTTCCTGGATAATCAATTAAAGCATTCTCGAGAATTTCCTTGCTGTCTAAATCAAGATGGTTAGTTGGTTCGTCGAGAACAAGAAAATTGGCTTTTTGCATCATTAATTTTGCCAGGGCGAGCCTTGCCTTTTCTCCTCCGCTTAAAGAAGAAACGGGTTTTAGTACATCGTCCCCAGAAAACAAGAAATTTCCAAGCACTGTACGGATTTCTTTTTCAGTCTTTAATGGATGTTCATCCCATAATTCATTTAAAACCCGTTTATTCGACGTTAGATCAGCTTGTTCCTGGTCATAGTAGCCTATTGTTACATTTGAACCGTATTGAATTTCTCCTGAAAGAGCGGGTAGTTTTTTGACAATTGTTTTTAATAAAGTAGATTTTCCGATTCCGTTTGGACCGACTAAAGCGATGCTGTCTCCGCGGGTGATCCGGAATGAGATATTTTCTGAAACCTTATTTTCTTTGTATCCTACGGCGAGATCATGAACTTTAAGCACATCATTTCCGCTTTGGCGTTCAATGTCAAAGGAAAAAGAAGCAGACTTTTCATCGCTGAGAGGACGGTCCATGATCTCCATTTTTTCGAGTTGTTTACGCCTGCTTTGTGCTCTCTTTGTTGTTGATGCACGGGCCAGATTTCTCGCAATAAATTCCTGTAATTTTGATATTTCTTCCTGTTGTTTTTCATACTGCTTCATTTCTCGTTCAAAGTTTTCGGCCTTTTGCTGGAGATATGAACTGTAATTGCCATGATATTTTTGGATTTGATGGCGTGAAATTTCATAAACCTGAGTTACGACCTTATCTAAGAAGTATCGGTCATGGGAAACGATCAATACTGCTCCATCATAATTTTGCAAATATTGCTCAAGCCACGATAATGTTTCAATATCAAGGTGGTTAGTCGGCTCGTCCAAGATCAAAATATCCGGCTTTGTTAAAAGCAGCTTTCCAAGGGCAAGTCTTGTTTTCTGGCCCCCGCTCAGACTTGATATTTTAGTCGTATGATCATATTCATGAAAATTAAGCCCGTGAAGGACAGACCGGATATCCGCTTCATATTGATAACCGCCTTGCTCTTTAAACTGAATTTGTAAAAGATCGTACTCTTTGAGTATACGTTCGTAGGCAGATGGATTTTCGAACACAGCCGGGTCTGCCATTTTTTCTTCTAATTTTCGCAGCTCTTTTTCCATTTTTTGCAGCGATTCAAAAACAGCCATCATTTCATCCCAAATGGTCAAATCGGATTCAAGTCCAGTATTTTGTGCTAAATATCCGATTGAAACATCCTTTGGCTTGATAATCTCGCCTGAATCGTACGACAGATGCCCGGCAATAATTTTTAATAGGGTAGATTTTCCTGCGCCGTTTCTTCCGACAAGGGCAATTCTGTCACGGTTTTGTATTTCAAGCTTTATATTCGATAAAATAAGGTCAGCACCATAATATTTTGTTAGTTGATTAACTTGTAATAAAATCATTAATTTTCACCTCAATTATCATAGAACTAGTGTATCTCATTCAAATATTGACGGCAATATACGCAAATTTGTGAACAATGTTACAAAGTTTTCACACAGATATGTCAAAATAGTGTATGATTTGATGTGAGGTGTATTTTATGGCGGAGTTCACTCATTTCAATGAAGAAGGCAGAGCGAAAATGGTAGATGTGAGTAGTAAACCGGAAACGGTTCGAACTGCATTAGCTCATTCGAGTATTACAGTAAATAAAGAAATATACGAAAAAATTACAGGGAATAAAATGAAAAAAGGGGATGTACTGGCAGTTGCTCAAGTTGCTGCAGTGATGGCAGCAAAAAAAACATGGGAAATCATTCCAATGTGCCATCCTATTCCTCTTACAGGAGTAGATATTTCATTTTCCTGGAAGAATGATCAGGAAAACTATACTCTAAATATTTTAGCTTCGGTTAAAACAAAGGGGAGTACAGGAGTAGAGATGGAAGCACTAACGGCAGCTTCTGTCTGTGCTCTTACGATTTATGATATGTGTAAAGCCATCGACAAAGGTATGGTTATTGGAAAGACGTATTTAGTTGAAAAAACAGGCGGAAAAAATGGAGATTATTTTAGAGAGAAAGGAAGTAAATAAACAAAAGGCGGTGAATGAAAGATGTCAAACGAATTGGTGAAAATTCCTCAAGCAACTGCAAAGAGGCTGCCTTTATATTATCGCTTTTTGAAAAACCTGCATTCTTCCGGAAAACAAAAGGTTTCATCGGCTGAACTAAGTGAAGCTGTAAAAGTAGATTCAGCAACAATTCGCAGGGACTTTTCTTATTTTGGTGCTCTAGGAAAAAAAGGATATGGATACAATGTGAGCTATCTGCTGTCTTTTTTTCGCAAAGCACTTGATCAGGATGAGCTGACAAAAGTAGCTTTAATCGGAGTTGGGAATTTAGGGACTGCACTCTTAAATTATAGTATACTTAAAAACAACAACACGAAAATTGAAATCGCTTTTGACATTGATCAAAACAAAGTGGGAACAAAGGTAGGGCAAGTACCTGTCTATCATATGGATGAACTTGAAAAAAAATTGATCGAAACGGATGTCCAAGTTGCAATTTTAACCGTTCCTGTACCGGAAGCACAACCGGTTACAGACCGACTTGTTCAGGCAAATGTAAAAGGTATTTTAAACTTTACTCCGGCAAGATTAAATGTTCCGTCAACGATCCGTGTCCATCATATCGATTTAGCGGTAGAATTGCAGTCATTAGTTTATTTCTTAAAGCACTATCCGTCAGAAGAGGCTTAATGAAGATTTTGTTCTTAAAAACGCATTAATTTTAATGCAAAATAAGGGGCTGGACTCATAAGGTCAGCCTCCTTGTCTTATTTAATCATTTCTTTGTCAAGCGTGCCACTTCTTGGCTGCGGTATTATTTGTTGACATTTTTAATCTTAAAATGAAAAGCAATCATTCTGATTCCTGATCCGATATCAAATGTTGCTAATATCACGAGCAAGTAAGTAAAAAATCCCCAGCCGGCTTCATTCACATTTTGGATGGCAAAAAAGGTGAATAAAGTGCCAAGCATTATATAAAATATACCTGAAATCAAGGGAGATTGCCTCATCTAAAATCCTCCAATAAGACTTTGTATTTTTTCCATATCGCGCAGAATTCTCTCAATATCTTCTCTGTAAACGGACTGAATCAACACGACGAATGTATTCATTGTTACATGGGCAATAATGGGAACGATAATTCGTTGCGTTTTAACATAAAGATATGCAAACGTAAAGCCCATTGTAGAATATAAAATAATATGCTCGGGTTCAAAATGGGCCAGAGCGAAAATGACAGAACTGATCAGTGCGGACAGAAAGAAGTTCAGCCTCTTATGAAGCGCTCCGAAAATAATTTTGCGAAAAACAATTTCCTCTAAAATCGGGCCAATAAACGAACTTACTAAAATAACAAAAGGAAAAGACTCAATAATGCTAATAATTTGCTGAGTATTTTCCGAACCCATTTTAATTCCGATTAGTCTTTCAAAATTGGCGGCAATGGATTGGGCAAAAAGGGCCAGGAAGACGCCGCCGACAGACCAAAAGAACGAAGAAATTGCGGAGGCTGCATTTCTTGTATTTGAACCTGTTATAATTTCTTTTCTCAATAACAAAAGAACAATGATTAATGTAACGGTAAAACTGATGACCAGCCAATAAGGGACCGCGAGTACTTCCATTTCCCTGATGTTTTTGCCGAAGAAAGCTCCTAAAAAAGTAATTAACGGAATCCCAATTAGACTGGACAGCTGCATGGCAATATACGCTATTAATATGAACCAATATTCCTTTTTCAATTGTATTTAACTCCTTTTTTCCAAAAACTTATGGACTCTGTACCATTCTACTATTGAAGGGCAGGCTGTTTCAAATTCTTTGGACATAAAGGAATAAATTAGGGTTATTGAAGCATACTCTTATATGCAGAAAAAACGGTGAAGAAAATCGGGTTATTAATTTCAAAAATTTTTTTCTTTATGCTTGCAAAAGAGATTCGATTTATTTAATATAATAATTGTGTTAGCACTCAATGGGTGTGAGTGCTGATAAATAAGATTATTATAACAATATTTGAGGAGGTTGTTTCCCTTGTTAAAGCCACTAGGTGATCGCATTGTAATTGAGCTTGTTGAAACAGAAGAAAAAACTGCAAGCGGTATCGTTTTACCAGACACTGCGAAAGAAAAGCCTCAAGAAGGTAAAGTAGTAGCTGTTGGAACCGGCCGTGTTCTTGACAGCGGTGAGCGTGTAGCAATTGAGGTTTCTGTAGGCGATCGCATTATCTTCTCAAAATACGCTGGTACAGAAGTAAAGTATGATGGCAAGGAATATCTAATTTTGCGTGAAAGCGACATTCTCGCTGTCGTAGAGTAAAATGAAATAGCCGTTCCGACCATGTGGGAAAGATCAGATTACTTAGACAAAACGTTAGAATGTTATGAGAAAAATTAGGGGAGGTTTTTAACATGGCAAAAGAGATTAAATTCAGTGAAGATGCACGTCGTGCGATGCTTCGCGGTGTAGATGCTCTTGCAAATGCAGTAAAAGTGACTCTTGGACCAAAAGGACGCAACGTGGTTCTTGAGAAAAAATTTGGTTCTCCGTTAATTACAAATGACGGTGTAACAATTGCGAAAGAAATTGAGTTAGAAGATGCTTTTGAAAACATGGGTGCTAAGCTTGTTGCAGAAGTAGCAAGCAAAACAAATGATGTAGCCGGTGACGGTACAACTACTGCTACTGTTCTTGCTCAAGCAATGATCCGTGAAGGCCTTAAAAACGTAACAGCTGGCGCTAACCCAATGGGGCTTCGTAAAGGTATCGAAAAAGCGGTTGCGAAAGCTGTTGAAGAATTAAAAGCTATTTCTAAGCCAATCGAAGGAAAAGAATCTATCGCACAAGTTGCTTCTATTTCTGCTGCTGACGAAGAAGTTGGTCAAATTATCGCTGAAGCAATGGAACGCGTTGGCAAAGACGGCGTAATCACAATCGAAGAATCTAAAGGCTTCACAACTGAATTAGATGTTGTAGAAGGTATGCAATTCGACCGTGGATACGCTTCTCCTTACATGGTAACTGATTCTGACAAAATGGAAGCAGTTCTTGAAAATCCTTATATCTTAATCACAGACAAAAAAATCACCAGCATTCAAGATATCCTTCCTGTACTTGAGCAAGTTGTTCAACAAGGCAAACCATTATTGATTGTTGCTGAAGATGTTGAAGGTGAAGCACTTGCTACATTAGTAGTGAACAAACTTCGCGGAACATTCAATGCAGTAGCTGTTAAGGCTCCTGGTTTCGGTGACCGCCGCAAAGCTATGCTTGAAGACATCGCAATCTTGACTGGCGGTGAAGTGATCTCTGAAGAGCTTGGCCGTGACTTGAAATCTGCAACAATCAATTCTTTAGGACGCGCTTCTAAAGTTGTTGTAACGAAAGAAAATACAACAATCGTAGAAGGTGCCGGCGATTCTGCACAAATCGCTTCTCGTGTTAACCAAATCCGACTTCAATTAGAAGAATCTACTTCTGAATTCGATCGTGAAAAATTACAAGAACGCTTAGCTAAATTGGCAGGCGGTGTAGCGGTAATCAAAGTTGGTGCGGCTACTGAAACTGAGTTAAAAGAACGCAAACTTCGTATCGAAGATGCATTAAACGCAACTCGTGCTGCTGTTGAAGAAGGTATTGTAGCCGGTGGTGGTACTGCACTTCTTAATGTATACAATAAAGTTGCTTCTATCGAGGCTGAAGGCGATGTTGCTACAGGTGTTAACATTGTTTTACGTGCAATGGAAGAACCTGTACGTCAAATCGCTCAAAACGCTGGCCTTGAAGGTTCTGTAATCGTTGAACGCTTAAAAGGTGAAAAAGTTGGTGTAGGCTTCAACGCTGCTACTGGCGAATGGGTAAATATGATCGAAGCTGGTATCGTTGATCCAACAAAAGTTACTCGTTCTGCTCTTCAAAACGCTGGATCTGTTGCGGCTATGTTCTTAACAACTGAAGCAGTTGTTGCTGACAAACCAGAAGAAAACAAAGGTCCTGCAATGCCTGACATGAACGGCATGATGTAATATATGACGGAAACCCCTAGTATTTAGGGGTTTCTTTTTTTTTTGCTTTTTTCAATCATAGCCGGTCTATTTATTGCACGTCAAAAAAAAGAGAAATAAGGCCTACAAAATTTAACATTTGTAACATAAATTACAGAAAATTAACAAAAACAAAAAATATTTTGAAAATTATTCGCTGATCTGCCTACTCACCCATCCGACCTTTTTCCTAAAAATTATCTCGATTTCTAGATTTTGCAAGGAAAATATACCAGACAAACTTCGACAAACTCGTTCGCAAGTTTGACAGTTTTGTGAACAACTGGTAGTAAGTTAAGTAAAAAGAAAGAATTCTTTCTAAATATTGGTTTTTTGATAAAAAGCAAAGAATAAATCTCCATATATAAAAATATCTTTTTTTGGGAGAGAAGATGCAGGATGTTGGAGTCAAAGAAAAGAGCCGGGATATTTTTAATCCTTTCCTTCCTTTTAGCTTCAGTGGCAGGAAACTTAGTCTTACAGAAGGTTAGAGATCTAAATGCTGAACTGGGAGGAATGACAAAAATTTATGTTGCCAAGGGAGACATTCCGGCACGGACTCTCATTAAGGAGAGTCAAATCACAACAATGGAAATTCCGAATAAGTTCGTGAATAAGGCACATGTAACGAAAAAAGACGAATTGGTGAACATGGTTCTGGTTGTTCCATTATCCAATGGAGAGATCATTACTAAAAATATGCTCAAGCCTTTTTCTAATTTACGTAAAGAAAACAATCGATTAGTGGCCATGTATCCTTCTGAGAAAGTCCAGTTTGATCAGGTGATCGAAGCCTTAGATAGAGTCGATATTATCGTTTCGACTAAAATCAACGGGAAACCGAAAACGGAAATTTTTATGAGAGATGTTCCGGTAGCATATGCACAAGGGACAGGAGATAAATTTGCAGGGGTTGCCTTGGAAGTAAGTATGGAGGATGCACCAAAACTGATACATATACAAAATTATGCAGATAAAGTTAGAGTGCTAAAAGCAAATGTAGGGAAGGACGATTCGGCGGACTTAACCAATGAATCGCAAGAAAGTACTGAAAAGAAGGCTGCTGAGCAAGCGGCAGTAAAGAAACAATCAATGCGAATTAAGCACAGATAATACCAGCTGCAAAGCCTTCTGAACAAAAAACAGATCCTGCTACAAGCGTAAAGACAAAATAATAAGCAAGAGGGAATACGATGGAGCCGAATCTTAAAGTTTTATTAGTTAGCGATGATGAGGTCATTCATAATCAAATTTTAAATGCCATATCAGGCAGCTATAGCGTTCAGTTAATTGACACAGGAGATGTTGTTCGCGAAGTAAACAGGGATGTTCAAGATATTGTGATCTTTGTTCAGCCGGAAAGTGATATTGCTGTAGAAAGCATCCAGTATATTAAGTCGATAAGCCCGTCCACATTAGTGATTTTTATCGCTAAAGGCTACGATTTTACACAGTTGAGAAACATTACTAAAGCGGGAGCCACTGAATTCTTTGTCTATCCGGAAGAACATAGTTTGTTTGTGAGCCGCTTTCCTGCCATTTTTCAAAACTATGAAATTCAGAAAATAAAAAAAGATGAGATTTTTTTGTCTTTTACCAGAGGAAGAGGCCAGATTCTCTCTATTTTTAGCGGAAACGGGGGCAGCGGGAAATCAAATCTTGCTTCAGCCTTGGCGCAAACCATCAAGCTCGAGTCGACTGCGGAGGTCATTCTGATTGATTTGAATCTGCAATTTGGAGGTATCGAAACGCTTCTTTCCATTCAATCAAACCGTTCGATTGCAGATTTAACTCCGGTTATTAATGAGTTAAACGAAAGCCATATCCGTAATGTCTCGCAGAAACTTGACACCTCTAAGCTCGATGTGCTCATCAGTCCGTGTGATGCTGAAGCTGCAGAAATAATAACAGAAGAATTTGTCGCCAAACTGCTTAGAACATGCAGACGAAGCTTTGATTTTGTCGTTGTGGATTTGCCGTCCTATATCAACAGCCAGGTTGTCACCGCACTGGAAGAATCAGATCAAATTTTCTATGTCCTTACTCCGGATACGCCTGCTTTGAAAGTATTAAAACAATTTGAAGAACTTGCGGTCAGATTAGGAATTGAACTTCCTTCAAGAACATCGATCATCCTTAATAAAACTGGAAAGGAAAATGAAATCCAAGAAAAAGATTTAAAAAATGTTCTCAGATTTCCAATTGCGGCATCCGTTCGTTTTGATTATAAAGGGCTTCAGCCCTTCCTAAATAAAGGGGAGCCGGTAAGAAAAACGGCAAAAGAGAAAAGACTAATTCCTTTTGCTAAAGATGTGAAAAAATGGGCGCTTTCTTTATTGAAATAGGGGGATTTATTAATGGCATCTTTATTCGAAAAGCGCAAAGAGAAAATTGTAAGTTCAGCTAAGCTGCAATCCTATCAATATGAGAACCATCTTGTCGATGAGCTGGTAGAACACTATAAGGCAAGATTGTTAAGGGATACAAACCTTGAGGCGCTCACTAAGCTTTCCCAGGGAGAGATGAGGTTAAGGATTGAACAGCTTGTAAGCCAATTTATGGCGGAAGAAAAAGTTATTATCTCCCGTCATGATAAAGAAATTTTGATTACTCGCATTCTTGATGAATCGGTGGGATATGGCCCCCTGGAGCCTTTAATCAATGACCCGTCTATTACAGAGATTTTGATTAACGGCTGGAACGAAGTGTATGTAGAGCGGTTTGGAAAACTTGAACTAACGGAAGTGAAATTTCGTGACGATGACCATGTTCGCCATATCGTCGACCGGATTGTCGCTCCGATTGGAAGAAGGATTGATGAAAGTTCACCAATGGTTGATGCCCGCTTGCCTGATGGCAGCCGGGTAAACGCGGTCATTCCGCCGATTAGTTTAAACGGTACATTAGTTTCGATCCGGAAATTCCGAAAAGAACCGTTTAAGATGGAGGATCTATTAAACTTTCATACTCTTAACTCTGCAATGGCCGATTTTCTTGACGGCATTGTTAAGGCGAAGATGAATACGTTAATATCCGGCGGTACGGGAAGCGGGAAAACAACAATTTTAAATGTTCTTGCTGCATCCATTCCATACGGAGAACGGGTCATCACGATTGAGGACTCTGCAGAGCTGCGGCTGGACCGTCCAAACGTTGTCGGTTTGGAAGCGAGACCCGCAAACGTGGAGGGAAGAGGGGAAATTACCATCCGGCAGCTTGTGAAAAACGCACTCCGGATGAGACCGGACAGGATCATTGTTGGAGAAGTGCGAAGCGGAGAAGCATTTGATATGCTTCAGGCCATGAACACAGGTCATGAAGGATCGATTACAACGGTTCATGCCAATTCACCTGATGATGCCCTCCGTCGTGTGGAAGCGATGGTTGTCATGGCCGGCATGGAGCTTCCAAGCCATATCATTCGGGAATATATCGTTGGGGCACTTGATATTATCATTCAGGCTGCAAGGCTTACTGATGGAACTCGGAAAATAATATCTATTTCTGAAGTAATAAAAAGTTCGAACGGTTCCCATGAGATAAAAGAAATATTTCATTTTAAAAGAATAGGAATGAAATCGGATGGAACGATTGAAGGATATTTTACACCGACAGGTTACATTCCAGAATGTCTT from Bacillus methanolicus MGA3 includes the following:
- a CDS encoding redox-sensing transcriptional repressor Rex; the encoded protein is MSNELVKIPQATAKRLPLYYRFLKNLHSSGKQKVSSAELSEAVKVDSATIRRDFSYFGALGKKGYGYNVSYLLSFFRKALDQDELTKVALIGVGNLGTALLNYSILKNNNTKIEIAFDIDQNKVGTKVGQVPVYHMDELEKKLIETDVQVAILTVPVPEAQPVTDRLVQANVKGILNFTPARLNVPSTIRVHHIDLAVELQSLVYFLKHYPSEEA
- a CDS encoding YdiK family protein, which produces MRQSPLISGIFYIMLGTLFTFFAIQNVNEAGWGFFTYLLVILATFDIGSGIRMIAFHFKIKNVNK
- a CDS encoding CPBP family intramembrane glutamic endopeptidase, giving the protein MKKEYWFILIAYIAMQLSSLIGIPLITFLGAFFGKNIREMEVLAVPYWLVISFTVTLIIVLLLLRKEIITGSNTRNAASAISSFFWSVGGVFLALFAQSIAANFERLIGIKMGSENTQQIISIIESFPFVILVSSFIGPILEEIVFRKIIFGALHKRLNFFLSALISSVIFALAHFEPEHIILYSTMGFTFAYLYVKTQRIIVPIIAHVTMNTFVVLIQSVYREDIERILRDMEKIQSLIGGF
- the groES gene encoding co-chaperone GroES, encoding MLKPLGDRIVIELVETEEKTASGIVLPDTAKEKPQEGKVVAVGTGRVLDSGERVAIEVSVGDRIIFSKYAGTEVKYDGKEYLILRESDILAVVE
- the groL gene encoding chaperonin GroEL (60 kDa chaperone family; promotes refolding of misfolded polypeptides especially under stressful conditions; forms two stacked rings of heptamers to form a barrel-shaped 14mer; ends can be capped by GroES; misfolded proteins enter the barrel where they are refolded when GroES binds) produces the protein MAKEIKFSEDARRAMLRGVDALANAVKVTLGPKGRNVVLEKKFGSPLITNDGVTIAKEIELEDAFENMGAKLVAEVASKTNDVAGDGTTTATVLAQAMIREGLKNVTAGANPMGLRKGIEKAVAKAVEELKAISKPIEGKESIAQVASISAADEEVGQIIAEAMERVGKDGVITIEESKGFTTELDVVEGMQFDRGYASPYMVTDSDKMEAVLENPYILITDKKITSIQDILPVLEQVVQQGKPLLIVAEDVEGEALATLVVNKLRGTFNAVAVKAPGFGDRRKAMLEDIAILTGGEVISEELGRDLKSATINSLGRASKVVVTKENTTIVEGAGDSAQIASRVNQIRLQLEESTSEFDREKLQERLAKLAGGVAVIKVGAATETELKERKLRIEDALNATRAAVEEGIVAGGGTALLNVYNKVASIEAEGDVATGVNIVLRAMEEPVRQIAQNAGLEGSVIVERLKGEKVGVGFNAATGEWVNMIEAGIVDPTKVTRSALQNAGSVAAMFLTTEAVVADKPEENKGPAMPDMNGMM
- a CDS encoding Flp pilus assembly protein CpaB; the protein is MLESKKRAGIFLILSFLLASVAGNLVLQKVRDLNAELGGMTKIYVAKGDIPARTLIKESQITTMEIPNKFVNKAHVTKKDELVNMVLVVPLSNGEIITKNMLKPFSNLRKENNRLVAMYPSEKVQFDQVIEALDRVDIIVSTKINGKPKTEIFMRDVPVAYAQGTGDKFAGVALEVSMEDAPKLIHIQNYADKVRVLKANVGKDDSADLTNESQESTEKKAAEQAAVKKQSMRIKHR